One segment of Setaria viridis chromosome 4, Setaria_viridis_v4.0, whole genome shotgun sequence DNA contains the following:
- the LOC117851637 gene encoding uncharacterized protein isoform X1, whose protein sequence is MFIQKAWRTAAFGLYGFTQFTKSGFLEHAKKFREEDMLIRLDGKNCLVTGANSGIGFATAEGLASHGATVYMLCRNKERGEAALNQIRSKTGNENVHLEICDLSSINEVKSFATKFTSMDKPLHVLVNNAGLLEHKRETTAEGLELNFAVNVAATYTLTELVMPLLEKAAPDARVITVASGGMYTEPLNKDLQFSEENFDGTRQYARNKRVQVALTEWWAEKYNSKGVGFYSMHPGWADTPGVSKSLPGLSEKLSGNLRSNDEGADTVLWLALQPKEKLSSGAFYFDRAEAPKHLKFAGTAPSHSQINSIVDSIRSICGLPALG, encoded by the exons ATGTTCATCCAGAAG GCATGGAGGACGGCGGCGTTTGGGCTCTACGGCTTCACCCAGTTCACCAAATCCGGTTTCCT GGAACATGCCAAGAAATTCAGAGAGGAAGATATGCTAATCCGGTTGGATGGGAAAAACTGCCTGGTGACGGGAGCAAATTCTGGCATAGGTTTTGCTACAGCTGAGGGTTTGGCTTCACA tggtgCTACTGTCTATATGCTATGTCGAAacaaggagagaggagaggctgCTCTCAATCAAATAAGATCCAAAACTGGCAATGAAAATGTTCATCTGGAG ATATGTGACCTTTCATCTATCAATGAAGTCAAATCATTTGCAACAAAGTTCACTTCAATGGATAAACCACTCCATGTCCTT GTAAACAATGCTGGCTTACTAGAGCACAAGCGTGAGACTACAGCAGAAGG GTTGGAGCTCAATTTTGCTGTCAATGTGGCAGCAACATATACTTTAACAGAGCTAGTGATGCCATTATTGGAAAAGGCAGCACCAGATGCTCGTGTCATCACAGTTGCATCAGGAGGCATGTACACTGAGCCACTGAACAAGGACTTACAG TTCAGCGAAGAAAACTTTGACGGGACACGACAATATGCTCGAAACAAAAGAGTTCAG GTCGCACTCACTGAGTGGTGGGCTGAGAAATACAACAGCAAGGGAGTTGGTTTCTACTCCATGCACCCTGGATGGGCTGACACACCAGGAGTCTCCAAGAGCTTGCCGGGATTATCAGAGAA GTTATCTGGAAACCTGAGATCAAATGACGAAGGAGCTGATACAGTGCTTTGGTTGGCATTGCAACCTAAGGAGAAGTTATCCTCAGGAGCTTTCTACTTCGACCGAGCTGAAGCGCCAAAACACTTGAAGTTTGCTGGGACTGCACCATCACACTCGCAGATAAACTCCATTGTTGATAGCATTAGGTCCATCTGTGGCCTACCTGCATTGGGATGA
- the LOC117851637 gene encoding uncharacterized protein isoform X2: MLIRLDGKNCLVTGANSGIGFATAEGLASHGATVYMLCRNKERGEAALNQIRSKTGNENVHLEICDLSSINEVKSFATKFTSMDKPLHVLVNNAGLLEHKRETTAEGLELNFAVNVAATYTLTELVMPLLEKAAPDARVITVASGGMYTEPLNKDLQFSEENFDGTRQYARNKRVQVALTEWWAEKYNSKGVGFYSMHPGWADTPGVSKSLPGLSEKLSGNLRSNDEGADTVLWLALQPKEKLSSGAFYFDRAEAPKHLKFAGTAPSHSQINSIVDSIRSICGLPALG, translated from the exons ATGCTAATCCGGTTGGATGGGAAAAACTGCCTGGTGACGGGAGCAAATTCTGGCATAGGTTTTGCTACAGCTGAGGGTTTGGCTTCACA tggtgCTACTGTCTATATGCTATGTCGAAacaaggagagaggagaggctgCTCTCAATCAAATAAGATCCAAAACTGGCAATGAAAATGTTCATCTGGAG ATATGTGACCTTTCATCTATCAATGAAGTCAAATCATTTGCAACAAAGTTCACTTCAATGGATAAACCACTCCATGTCCTT GTAAACAATGCTGGCTTACTAGAGCACAAGCGTGAGACTACAGCAGAAGG GTTGGAGCTCAATTTTGCTGTCAATGTGGCAGCAACATATACTTTAACAGAGCTAGTGATGCCATTATTGGAAAAGGCAGCACCAGATGCTCGTGTCATCACAGTTGCATCAGGAGGCATGTACACTGAGCCACTGAACAAGGACTTACAG TTCAGCGAAGAAAACTTTGACGGGACACGACAATATGCTCGAAACAAAAGAGTTCAG GTCGCACTCACTGAGTGGTGGGCTGAGAAATACAACAGCAAGGGAGTTGGTTTCTACTCCATGCACCCTGGATGGGCTGACACACCAGGAGTCTCCAAGAGCTTGCCGGGATTATCAGAGAA GTTATCTGGAAACCTGAGATCAAATGACGAAGGAGCTGATACAGTGCTTTGGTTGGCATTGCAACCTAAGGAGAAGTTATCCTCAGGAGCTTTCTACTTCGACCGAGCTGAAGCGCCAAAACACTTGAAGTTTGCTGGGACTGCACCATCACACTCGCAGATAAACTCCATTGTTGATAGCATTAGGTCCATCTGTGGCCTACCTGCATTGGGATGA
- the LOC117854106 gene encoding glucan endo-1,3-beta-glucosidase 8 — protein sequence MFPPFSEAEASTCLLCCSHSNRVSRHFPLLSLHPPERRDAAHERHRILTSQSCDQPKPRKIRRRRRMAPLLRLLAGAAALLLAASPAMAGDHVEVGVNWGSQLSHPLLPTSVVKMLKANGISRVKLFDADPWPVGALLDSGIEVMLGIPNDMLEMMNSYGNAKDWVSENVTAYGDKLKLKYVAVGNEPFLKAYNGSFMKTTFPALKNIQKALNEAGVGDKVKAVVPLNADVYVSPDDKPSSGSFRPDINDLMTDMVKFLHDNGAPFVVNIYPFLSLYQSDDFPFEFAFFDGGRNIQDKGGISYSNVFDANYDTLVNALEKAGVPNLKVIVGEAGWPTDGNKNANLKLARRFYDGLLEKLSKNEGTPVRPGKMEVYLFGLFDEDMKSIAPGNFERHWGIFTYDGKPKFPIDLTGQGHDKLLSPVPDVEYLPHQWCVFDDGAKDKSKLPGNIQYACASGDCTALGYGCSCNGLDEKSNISYAFNMYFQMQDQDVRACDFDGLAKISDKNASTRGCLFPIQVLSAGGRAVPGLGWAAALLAVAVMLFV from the exons ATGTTTCCTCCTTTTTCTGAGGCCGAGGCTTCCACATGTCTGCTCTGTTGCTCGCATTCCAACCGTGTTTCCCGCCattttcctctcctctcccttcaTCCACCGGAGAGGAGAGATGCAGCTCACGAACGCCACCGAATCCTGACCTCCCAAAGCTGCGATCAACCCAAGCCAAGGAAAATCAGGCGACGACGCCGCATGGCTCCGCTCCTGCGGCTgctggccggcgcggccgcgctgCTGCTCGCGGCGTCCCCGGCCATGGCCGGCGACCACGTGGAAGTCGGCGTCAACTGGGGCTCGCAGCTCTCACACCCGCTGCTGCCGACGTCGGTCGTGAAGATGCTCAAGGCGAACGGCATCTCCAGGGTCAAGCTGTTCGACGCCGACCCGTGGCCCGTCGGCGCGCTCCTGGACTCCGGCATCGAGGTCATGCTCGGCATCCCCAACGACATGCTCGAGATGATGAACAGCTACGGCAACGCAAAAGATTGGGTCAGCGAGAACGTCACCGCCTACGGCGACAAGCTCAAGCTCAA GTATGTGGCAGTGGGAAATGAGCCGTTCCTCAAGGCCTACAACGGATCATTCATGAAGACTACATTCCCGGCTCTCAAGAACATCCAGAAGGCACTTAACGAGGCCGGCGTCGGCGACAAAGTGAAGGCGGTGGTCCCGCTCAACGCCGACGTCTACGTCTCCCCCGACGACAAGCCTTCCTCCGGCTCGTTCCGGCCAGACATCAACGACCTCATGACCGACATGGTCAAGTTCCTGCACGACAACGGCGCGCCCTTCGTCGTCAACATCTACCCCTTCCTCAGCCTGTACCAGAGCGACGACTTCCCCTTCGAGTTCGCCTTCTTCGACGGCGGCCGGAACATCCAGGACAAGGGCGGCATCAGCTACTCCAACGTGTTCGACGCCAACTACGACACGCTCGTGAACGCGCTGGAGAAGGCCGGCGTTCCCAACCTGAAGGTCATCGTCGGCGAGGCCGGCTGGCCCACCGACGGCAACAAGAACGCCAACCTCAAGCTGGCGCGGCGGTTCTACGACGGCCTGCTGGAGAAGCTGTCCAAGAACGAGGGCACCCCGGTGCGGCCGGGGAAGATGGAGGTCTACCTGTTCGGCCTCTTCGACGAGGACATGAAGAGCATCGCGCCGGGGAACTTCGAGCGCCACTGGGGCATCTTCACCTACGACGGTAAGCCCAAGTTCCCGATCGACCTGACGGGGCAGGGCCACGACAAGCTCCTGTCGCCGGTGCCCGACGTGGAGTACCTCCCGCACCAGTGGTGCGTGTTCGACGACGGGGCCAAGGACAAGTCGAAGCTGCCGGGGAACATCCAGTACGCGTGCGCCAGCGGCGACTGCACGGCGCTCGGCTACGGCTGCTCCTGCAACGGGCTGGACGAGAAGAGCAACATCTCCTACGCCTTCAACATGTACTTCCAGATGCAGGACCAGGACGTGCGCGCCTGCGACTTCGACGGGCTCGCCAAGATCTCCGACAAGAACGCCTCCACGCGCGGCTGCCTGTTCCCGATCCAGGTCCTCAGCGCCGGAGGCCGGGCGGTGCCGGGGCTCggatgggcggcggcgctcctggcCGTGGCTGTGATGTTGTTCGTGTAG
- the LOC117853669 gene encoding syntaxin-124: MNDLFSSSSFKKYADASPAPSGGDMEAGGESVVNLDKFFEDVEAVKEDMRGLEGMYKGLQSTNEETKTAHDARTVKSLRARMDKDVEQVLRRAKAVKSKLEELDRSNATSRKVPGCGPGSSTDRTRSSVVAGLGKKLKDLMDDFQGLRARMAAEYKETVARRYFTVTGEKAEDSTIEALISSGESESFMQKAIQEQGRGQVMDTISEIQERHDAVKDIERSLMDLHQVFLDMAALVEAQGHQLNDIESHVAHASSFVRRGTVELETAREYQKSSRKWMCFAVLAGILLIAVLILPVLVNLRILTLPTRR; encoded by the exons ATGAACGACCTGTTCTCGTCGAGCTCGTTCAAGAAGTATGCGGACGCGAGCCCGGCGCCGTCGGGCGGCGACATGGAGGCCGGCGGTGAGAGCGTGGTGAACCTGGACAAGTTCTTCGAGGACGTGGAGGCGGTGAAGGAGGACATGCGCGGCCTGGAGGGCATGTACAAGGGCCTCCAGTCCACCAACGAGGAGACCAAGACGGCCCACGACGCCCGCACCGTCAAGTCCCTCCGCGCCCGCATGGACAAGGACGTCGAGCAGGTGCTCCGCCGCGCCAAGGCCGTCAAGAGCAAGCTCGAGGAGCTCGACCGCTCCAACGCCACCTCCCGCAAGGTCCCGGGCTGCGGGCCCGGCTCCTCCACCGACCGCACCCGCTcctccgtcgtcgccggcctcgGCAAGAAGCTCAAGGACCTCATGGACGACTTCCAG GGGTTGAGGGCGAGGATGGCGGCGGAGTACAAGGAGACGGTGGCACGGCGTTACTTCACTGTGACGGGGGAGAAAGCGGAGGACAGCACGATCGAGGCGCTCATCTCGTCGGGGGAGAGCGAGTCGTTCATGCAGAAGGCGATCCAGGAGCAAGGGCGCGGGCAGGTGATGGACACCATCTCGGAGATCCAGGAGCGGCACGACGCCGTCAAGGACATCGAGCGGAGCCTCATGGACCTGCACCAGGTGTTCCTCGACATGGCCGCGCTCGTCGAGGCGCAGGGCCACCAGCTCAACGACATCGAGAGCCACGTCGCGCACGCCAGCTCCTTCGTGCGCAGGGGCACCGTCGAGCTGGAGACCGCgcgcgagtaccagaagagcagCCGCAAGTGGATGTGCTtcgccgtcctcgccggcaTCCTCCTCATCGCCGTCCTCATCCTGCCCGTGCTCGTCAACCTTCGCATCCTGACGCTCCCCACCAGACGATGA